One window from the genome of Streptomyces sp. WZ-12 encodes:
- a CDS encoding flavin reductase family protein → MRQATAGALTGEPTAAVPAPLTAPEAGAAACRDFYATLASGVTVVTTQGPDGPAGSTASAVTSLSADPPLLLVCLGTGSRTLAAIEAEGRFAVNLLRQSQRARAELFADPRAGSAERFASVRHRRVLTVPVLQDSLGWSVCLTEDLRRYGDHCLVVGRLAAVSTAAGRPLLWHGRSFHALADPAGPEHRPPLEEA, encoded by the coding sequence ATGCGCCAGGCCACCGCCGGAGCACTGACCGGTGAGCCGACCGCGGCCGTGCCCGCCCCCCTCACCGCGCCGGAAGCCGGGGCGGCGGCCTGCCGGGACTTCTACGCCACGCTGGCGTCCGGCGTGACGGTGGTGACCACGCAGGGCCCGGACGGACCGGCCGGCAGCACCGCCTCGGCGGTCACCTCGCTCTCCGCCGACCCGCCCCTGCTCCTGGTCTGCCTGGGCACCGGCTCGCGCACCCTGGCCGCGATCGAGGCGGAGGGCCGGTTCGCCGTCAATCTGCTGCGCCAGTCGCAGCGGGCGCGCGCGGAACTCTTCGCGGACCCCCGGGCCGGCTCCGCCGAGCGGTTCGCCTCGGTGCGCCACCGGCGGGTGCTCACCGTGCCCGTGCTCCAGGACAGCCTCGGCTGGTCGGTCTGCCTGACGGAGGACCTGCGCCGCTACGGCGACCACTGCCTGGTGGTGGGCCGGCTCGCGGCGGTGAGCACGGCCGCCGGGCGCCCCCTGCTCTGGCACGGCAGGTCCTTCCACGCCCTCGCCGACCCCGCCGGGCCCGAGCACCGACCGCCGTTGGAGGAAGCATGA
- a CDS encoding AraC family transcriptional regulator: MRPAPLSETCCDQAALWLWPGQALYLGPALGLGFHSGAVSCLAVGVDGDFTIELEHGPRHRARTALVAARVRHRIVAGETRMAFCYLDPASERERACRRLMGGGAELALGHERGAELVRTAASLDGDAPLAQVRRWLDLTGPDGLDGTRDPRILMATAWLDGPLGQRVAAQDLAAEAGLSVSAFLRLFRAQTGTTFRRYRLWTRMLRVAELLGTWPDLSTAAVEAGFASPSHFSSAFHAMFGLRPSTLFSRRTVISAVGRPAEESTSSAV; encoded by the coding sequence ATGCGACCCGCGCCGCTTTCAGAAACGTGCTGCGACCAGGCCGCGTTGTGGCTGTGGCCCGGTCAAGCCCTGTATCTCGGCCCCGCGTTGGGGCTGGGCTTCCACTCCGGTGCGGTGAGCTGTCTGGCGGTGGGCGTCGACGGGGACTTCACGATCGAGCTGGAGCACGGCCCCCGCCACCGGGCCCGTACGGCCCTGGTGGCGGCCCGGGTGCGGCACCGCATCGTCGCCGGGGAGACCCGGATGGCCTTCTGCTACCTCGACCCGGCGTCGGAGCGGGAGCGGGCCTGCCGCCGGCTGATGGGCGGCGGCGCCGAACTGGCCCTGGGGCACGAGCGGGGGGCCGAACTGGTGCGGACGGCCGCGTCGTTGGACGGGGACGCACCGCTCGCCCAGGTCCGGCGCTGGCTGGACCTGACCGGCCCGGACGGGCTCGACGGCACCCGGGACCCGCGCATCCTCATGGCCACCGCCTGGCTGGACGGGCCGCTCGGGCAGCGGGTCGCGGCCCAGGACCTGGCCGCCGAGGCCGGCCTCTCCGTCTCGGCGTTCCTGCGGCTGTTCCGCGCGCAGACTGGCACCACCTTCCGCCGCTACCGACTGTGGACCCGGATGCTGCGGGTGGCCGAACTGCTCGGCACCTGGCCCGACTTGAGCACCGCGGCCGTGGAGGCGGGGTTCGCCAGCCCGTCCCACTTCAGCAGCGCCTTCCACGCGATGTTCGGCCTGCGCCCCAGCACCCTGTTCTCCCGGCGCACGGTGATCAGCGCCGTCGGCCGGCCGGCGGAGGAGTCGACCTCGTCCGCGGTCTGA
- a CDS encoding glycosyltransferase family 2 protein, whose protein sequence is MPRRISIVTAVHAPSAPFLADAYRSLRQQELPEGWEWQWVVQEDGRSAEVAGELPDDARVSFRQGRPGGPGVARTIALARAEGEYVKVLDADDQLAPGALARDLAALETDRGLGWATSRALDLLPDGSTVGFDGDPAAGPVERGAVLDFWAAHDFRAQVHPATLFVRRELLLALGGWMALPASEDTGLLLALNATSRGWFTPEVGLLYRKWPGQVTGQASHTEAAEREARMAVVEARARQLAAWGWGYPASPADDGRPGPGESPSDGAGSEAP, encoded by the coding sequence GTGCCCCGGCGCATCAGCATCGTCACGGCCGTCCATGCCCCGTCCGCCCCGTTCCTGGCGGACGCCTACCGCTCGCTGCGGCAGCAGGAACTCCCCGAGGGGTGGGAGTGGCAGTGGGTCGTTCAGGAGGACGGGCGGAGCGCGGAGGTCGCGGGGGAGCTGCCGGATGACGCGCGGGTGTCGTTCCGGCAGGGGCGGCCGGGCGGACCGGGCGTCGCGCGCACCATCGCGCTGGCGCGCGCCGAGGGCGAGTACGTCAAGGTGCTGGACGCCGACGACCAGTTGGCGCCCGGCGCGCTCGCCCGCGACCTGGCCGCGCTGGAGACCGACCGCGGCCTCGGCTGGGCGACCTCGCGCGCCCTGGACCTGCTGCCCGACGGCTCCACGGTCGGCTTCGACGGGGACCCGGCGGCCGGCCCGGTCGAGCGGGGCGCGGTCCTGGACTTCTGGGCGGCCCACGACTTCCGGGCGCAGGTCCACCCGGCGACCCTCTTCGTCCGCCGCGAGCTGCTGCTCGCGCTGGGCGGCTGGATGGCGCTGCCGGCCTCCGAGGACACCGGTCTGCTGCTGGCCCTGAACGCCACCAGCCGCGGCTGGTTCACCCCCGAGGTGGGCCTGCTGTACCGGAAGTGGCCCGGGCAGGTGACCGGCCAGGCGTCGCACACCGAGGCGGCGGAGCGGGAGGCCCGCATGGCGGTGGTGGAGGCCCGGGCCCGCCAACTCGCCGCGTGGGGCTGGGGGTATCCGGCCTCACCCGCCGATGACGGCCGGCCCGGGCCCGGTGAGAGCCCGTCCGACGGAGCGGGGTCAGAAGCGCCCTAG
- a CDS encoding cytochrome P450: MTSGQRPGGPAPEAGGLPLLGNVVDFRRDILDALHQGWQAHGDLVRYRLGTVVVHGVSSPELAGEVLTDSATYGKLGPDNPLRLILGEGLLTSDDHESWMRNRRMMQPIYSKQALSGMYRAMVDSVAEQLTHMARAYPSGAEVDVHGEMMRVTLDIVSRCMFSTDVSRTRDKLSPEAVDVAVNYAFDRLQNPFSPPTAWPTPRNRRFQRVMAGLDGMMYGLIEERRAAGVPEGGANDLLDMLLAARDADTGEGMTDRELRDEIITTFAAGHETTAVTLTWAFYLLSQHRQVLRRAQEEVDRELGDRMPDVEDLQRMPYLLQIFEEALRMYPSAPIVPRLTLKDTVLGGHHVPKGSRIMVDLFNIHRHPDHWDDPERFDPDHFTAARRKGRYRFAYLPFGAGPHLCIGKHFALLEAHLLLAALIRRYDFRHIPSHRVVNHATITLRPKYGMAMTLHERHRARRTAAVPATAGTPTD; encoded by the coding sequence ATGACATCGGGGCAACGACCGGGCGGACCCGCACCGGAGGCCGGCGGCCTGCCGCTGCTGGGCAACGTCGTGGACTTCCGCAGGGACATCCTGGACGCCCTGCACCAGGGCTGGCAGGCACACGGCGACCTGGTCCGCTACCGGCTGGGGACCGTCGTCGTACACGGCGTCTCCAGCCCCGAGTTGGCCGGGGAGGTGCTCACCGACAGCGCGACCTACGGCAAGCTCGGCCCGGACAACCCGCTCCGGCTCATCCTCGGCGAGGGGCTGCTCACCAGCGACGACCACGAGAGCTGGATGCGCAACCGCCGCATGATGCAGCCGATTTACTCCAAGCAGGCGCTCTCGGGGATGTACCGCGCCATGGTGGACTCCGTGGCCGAGCAGCTGACGCACATGGCCCGCGCCTATCCGTCCGGGGCCGAGGTCGACGTGCACGGCGAGATGATGCGGGTCACGTTGGACATCGTCAGCCGCTGCATGTTCAGCACCGACGTCAGCCGGACCCGCGACAAGCTCAGCCCCGAGGCCGTGGACGTGGCCGTCAACTACGCCTTCGACCGGCTGCAGAACCCGTTCAGCCCGCCCACCGCCTGGCCCACCCCCCGCAACCGGCGCTTCCAGCGCGTGATGGCGGGCCTCGACGGGATGATGTACGGCCTCATCGAGGAGCGCCGGGCGGCCGGCGTCCCCGAGGGCGGCGCCAACGACCTGCTCGACATGCTGCTCGCCGCCCGGGACGCGGACACCGGGGAGGGGATGACCGACCGCGAGCTGCGGGACGAGATCATCACCACCTTCGCGGCCGGCCACGAGACCACCGCCGTCACCCTCACCTGGGCCTTCTACCTGCTCTCCCAACACCGGCAGGTGCTGCGCCGGGCGCAGGAGGAGGTGGACCGGGAGCTCGGGGACCGGATGCCTGACGTGGAAGACCTGCAGCGGATGCCGTACCTGCTGCAGATCTTCGAGGAGGCGCTGCGGATGTACCCCTCGGCGCCCATCGTGCCGCGGCTGACGCTCAAGGACACCGTGCTCGGCGGCCACCACGTGCCGAAGGGCTCCCGGATCATGGTCGACCTGTTCAACATCCACCGTCACCCTGACCATTGGGACGATCCGGAGCGCTTCGACCCCGACCACTTCACCGCGGCGCGCAGGAAGGGCCGTTACCGCTTCGCGTACCTGCCCTTCGGCGCCGGCCCGCACCTGTGCATCGGCAAGCACTTCGCGCTGCTGGAGGCGCACCTGCTGCTGGCCGCGCTGATCCGGCGGTACGACTTCCGGCACATCCCGTCCCACCGGGTGGTGAACCACGCGACCATCACCCTGCGGCCCAAGTACGGCATGGCCATGACGCTGCACGAGCGCCACCGCGCCCGGCGGACCGCGGCCGTACCGGCCACCGCAGGCACCCCGACGGACTGA
- a CDS encoding GntR family transcriptional regulator — MAVAYERIADALRTAIRTGQLRPGDRLPAETRLAERFGRSVPTVREALRALRDEGLIEKRHGVGTFVRRPRTPARRTNLRHQWEKDRARAPLERRAQTGATEYETGLRADDLVFRARYREVAADAELAGAFGVPEGTELLERCYRTRCAAESAPFALVTSCLVRAVIAADPALLDASNEPWPGGSQSQLHSVGIELDRVEEHVTARPPTPEEAAELELPPGTSVLVLRKVSYATDGRVVDVSDVILPGDRTELLFVTPLERW; from the coding sequence ATGGCAGTGGCGTACGAGCGGATCGCGGACGCGCTCCGGACGGCCATCCGGACCGGGCAGCTGCGGCCCGGTGACCGGCTGCCGGCCGAGACCAGGCTCGCCGAGCGGTTCGGGCGCAGCGTGCCGACCGTCCGGGAGGCGCTGCGGGCACTACGGGACGAGGGGCTCATCGAGAAGCGGCACGGCGTCGGCACCTTCGTCCGGCGTCCGCGGACCCCCGCCCGGCGCACCAACCTCCGGCACCAGTGGGAGAAGGACCGCGCCCGCGCGCCCCTGGAGCGGCGGGCCCAGACCGGCGCCACCGAGTACGAGACCGGGCTCCGGGCCGACGACCTCGTCTTCCGCGCCCGTTACCGCGAGGTCGCGGCCGACGCGGAGCTCGCCGGGGCGTTCGGCGTCCCCGAGGGCACCGAGCTGCTGGAGCGCTGCTACCGGACGCGGTGCGCGGCCGAGAGCGCCCCGTTCGCCCTGGTGACCTCCTGCCTCGTGCGCGCCGTGATCGCGGCCGATCCCGCCCTCCTGGATGCCTCCAACGAGCCCTGGCCGGGCGGCTCGCAGAGCCAACTGCACTCCGTCGGGATCGAGCTGGACCGCGTCGAGGAACATGTCACCGCGCGCCCGCCGACGCCCGAGGAGGCGGCGGAGCTGGAGCTGCCGCCCGGGACGTCGGTGCTGGTGCTGCGGAAGGTCTCGTACGCCACCGACGGGCGCGTCGTGGACGTCTCGGACGTCATCCTGCCCGGCGACCGCACGGAACTGCTGTTCGTAACTCCCTTGGAAAGGTGGTGA
- a CDS encoding beta-ketoacyl-[acyl-carrier-protein] synthase family protein — protein sequence MTGERSGGRRRFDAAVTGLGMMTPAGKGTAASWEGIRRGAGTEAVRVPELVGIAPEFVCQVPDFDPVAVVGRRRAGQFDRSSLLLLAAAMEAVADAGLDPQSWDGTRVGVVIGNGIGGAETWEAQHRRLLERGPRRVSPRLIPMLSPNMAAGYVSLEFGARGPSLVTATACASGTTAIGTARELLRSGACDVVITGGAEAPLTPSLVTGFQQMGALSGRGDDIRAASRPFDADRDGFVAAEGAAVLVLERARDARARGARIRAMVSGYGASADAYHPTAPDPECTGASLALRAALRDAGIGPGEVDHVNAHGTATRINDATEARLIRQVLGDRPLVTSVKGVTGHSLSAAGAIEAAASALTLQDSFVPPTANLESLDPEIELEVVAKEGRWTPAEVVVSNSFGFGGQNAVLLLTRA from the coding sequence GTGACGGGGGAACGGAGCGGGGGCCGCCGGCGGTTCGACGCGGCCGTCACCGGACTCGGCATGATGACCCCGGCCGGGAAGGGGACCGCCGCTTCCTGGGAGGGCATCAGGCGGGGCGCCGGCACGGAGGCCGTCAGGGTGCCCGAACTCGTCGGCATCGCCCCCGAGTTCGTCTGCCAGGTCCCCGACTTCGATCCGGTCGCCGTCGTGGGCCGGCGCCGGGCCGGGCAGTTCGACCGCTCCAGCCTGCTGCTGCTGGCCGCCGCGATGGAGGCGGTGGCCGACGCGGGCCTGGACCCGCAGAGCTGGGACGGCACCCGGGTCGGCGTGGTGATCGGCAACGGGATCGGCGGCGCCGAGACCTGGGAGGCCCAGCACCGGCGGCTGCTGGAGCGGGGGCCGCGCCGGGTCTCCCCCCGGCTCATCCCCATGCTCTCGCCCAACATGGCCGCGGGCTATGTGTCGTTGGAGTTCGGCGCGCGCGGCCCGTCGCTGGTGACGGCGACCGCCTGCGCCTCGGGCACGACCGCCATCGGGACGGCCCGTGAACTGCTGCGGTCCGGGGCCTGCGACGTGGTGATCACCGGGGGCGCGGAGGCCCCGCTGACGCCCTCGCTGGTCACCGGGTTCCAGCAGATGGGCGCGCTCTCCGGACGCGGCGACGACATCCGTGCCGCCTCGCGTCCCTTCGACGCCGACCGGGACGGCTTCGTCGCCGCCGAGGGCGCCGCCGTCCTGGTCCTGGAGCGGGCCCGGGACGCCCGGGCCCGCGGCGCCCGGATCCGGGCGATGGTCAGCGGCTACGGCGCCTCCGCCGACGCCTACCACCCGACCGCCCCGGACCCGGAGTGCACGGGCGCCTCGCTCGCGCTGCGGGCCGCGCTCCGGGACGCCGGCATCGGCCCGGGCGAGGTGGACCACGTCAACGCGCACGGCACCGCGACCCGGATCAACGACGCCACCGAGGCCCGGCTGATCCGCCAGGTCCTCGGGGACCGGCCCCTGGTCACCTCCGTCAAGGGGGTGACCGGGCACTCGCTCTCCGCGGCCGGGGCGATCGAGGCGGCGGCGTCCGCACTCACGCTGCAGGACTCCTTCGTCCCGCCGACCGCCAACCTGGAGAGCCTGGACCCCGAGATCGAGCTGGAGGTGGTGGCCAAGGAGGGCCGCTGGACGCCGGCCGAGGTGGTCGTCAGCAACTCCTTCGGCTTCGGCGGGCAGAACGCGGTGCTGCTGCTCACCCGGGCCTGA
- a CDS encoding class I SAM-dependent methyltransferase — protein sequence MIGSLLKKPLEVVEANFRQPNGTAGQLVGHLMTLQHRSLTVWAIEHMDVRRSQRVLDVGCGGGMAVRLLSERTPRGFVAGVDYSMDMVSQAVRRNADAIARNRVEIRHGDSAALPYDDASFDHVSAVETFYFWPDPMRGLAEAHRVLRPGGQVAITLEMSREAAADPSLLQRFFGRRFTERSERDGLHILSGSELAGKLSEAGFKDVRFVAEPRRSLGWVCALGRK from the coding sequence ATGATCGGCTCGCTCCTGAAGAAACCCCTGGAAGTCGTCGAGGCGAACTTCCGGCAACCCAACGGCACGGCCGGGCAGCTCGTCGGCCACCTGATGACCCTTCAGCACCGCTCGTTGACGGTGTGGGCGATCGAGCACATGGACGTGCGCCGCTCCCAGCGGGTCCTGGACGTGGGATGCGGCGGCGGAATGGCGGTCAGGCTGCTGTCCGAGCGGACGCCGCGGGGCTTCGTCGCGGGCGTCGACTACTCGATGGACATGGTCAGTCAGGCCGTGCGGCGCAACGCGGACGCCATCGCCCGCAACCGCGTCGAGATCCGGCACGGCGACTCCGCCGCGCTGCCCTACGACGACGCCAGCTTCGACCACGTGAGCGCCGTCGAGACCTTCTACTTCTGGCCCGACCCGATGCGCGGCCTCGCCGAGGCCCACCGGGTGCTGCGGCCGGGCGGACAGGTGGCGATCACCCTGGAGATGAGCCGGGAGGCGGCGGCCGACCCCTCGCTGCTCCAGCGGTTCTTCGGCCGGCGGTTCACCGAGCGCTCGGAGCGGGACGGACTGCACATCCTGTCCGGCTCCGAGCTGGCCGGGAAGCTGTCCGAGGCCGGCTTCAAGGACGTCCGGTTCGTCGCCGAGCCGCGCCGCTCGCTCGGCTGGGTCTGCGCCCTCGGGCGCAAGTGA
- a CDS encoding NAD(P)/FAD-dependent oxidoreductase, with translation MTRPPAGRPCWPGPAPDPTAPPGAEPAAPPRVRGVVDADVTVVGAGLAGLSTAYHLADHDPSLDVLVVDAEGPAAGASGRGTGLLGPRVGPPVDRAVARFGPDTARRMHRASVDAVEQVIELCARLGVTTTVRTGEQVVATRTADGLAALARQSAAYRELGLDVPVLTAAEIRDRLDVPYHAGLRYRAAALDPSALTGALARACAAKGVRFLGNSRLLALRPGRTAAETHLAFPGGTVRTRKAVLAVNAAAGELNLPVGTVLPLLVHALATEPLPDAARAAFAGRGDCALIDAHPLAPYFRLTPDGRLVLGGGRPLLAPVADDAGAAAVWAWLEERLRRLHPALAEVEVSHRWAGQIGMTADGLPVVGPLTGHPDVWYVGGCCGHGLAMSVAHGAHVARALTDGAPARLPWHRSRAPRLPLPRPARPALSAALGLMARGARRAAA, from the coding sequence ATGACCAGGCCGCCGGCCGGCCGCCCCTGTTGGCCGGGCCCCGCCCCCGACCCCACGGCGCCCCCCGGCGCGGAGCCGGCCGCGCCGCCCCGGGTGCGCGGCGTGGTCGACGCGGACGTGACCGTGGTCGGTGCCGGGCTCGCCGGGCTCTCCACCGCCTACCACCTGGCCGACCACGACCCGTCGCTGGACGTCCTGGTCGTCGACGCCGAGGGCCCCGCCGCGGGCGCGAGCGGACGCGGCACCGGACTGCTCGGACCGCGGGTCGGCCCACCCGTCGACCGGGCGGTCGCGCGCTTCGGCCCGGACACCGCCCGCCGGATGCACCGGGCCAGCGTCGACGCGGTCGAGCAGGTCATCGAGTTGTGCGCCCGGCTGGGGGTGACGACCACCGTCCGCACGGGCGAACAGGTGGTGGCCACCCGCACCGCCGACGGACTGGCCGCGCTCGCCCGACAGTCCGCCGCCTACCGCGAGTTGGGCCTGGACGTGCCGGTCCTGACCGCGGCGGAGATCCGCGACCGGCTGGACGTGCCCTACCACGCCGGACTCCGCTACCGCGCCGCCGCCCTCGACCCGTCGGCGCTCACCGGGGCCCTGGCGCGCGCCTGCGCCGCCAAGGGCGTCCGCTTCCTGGGCAACAGCCGGCTGCTGGCCCTGCGGCCCGGCCGGACCGCGGCCGAGACCCACCTCGCCTTCCCCGGCGGCACGGTGCGCACCCGCAAGGCGGTGCTGGCCGTCAACGCGGCGGCGGGGGAGCTCAACCTCCCCGTCGGAACGGTGCTGCCGCTGCTCGTCCACGCCCTCGCCACCGAACCGCTGCCGGACGCGGCCCGCGCGGCGTTCGCCGGCCGGGGCGACTGCGCGCTGATCGACGCCCACCCGCTGGCGCCGTACTTCCGACTCACCCCCGACGGACGGCTGGTGCTCGGCGGCGGCAGACCGCTGCTCGCGCCGGTGGCCGACGACGCGGGCGCGGCGGCGGTGTGGGCCTGGTTGGAGGAGCGGCTGCGCCGGTTGCATCCGGCGCTCGCCGAGGTCGAGGTGAGCCACCGCTGGGCCGGGCAGATCGGGATGACCGCCGACGGGCTGCCGGTGGTCGGCCCGCTCACCGGCCACCCCGACGTCTGGTACGTGGGCGGCTGCTGCGGCCACGGCCTGGCCATGTCGGTGGCGCACGGCGCCCACGTGGCACGGGCGTTGACCGACGGTGCGCCCGCAAGGCTGCCCTGGCACCGCTCCCGCGCTCCCCGGCTCCCCCTCCCCCGACCGGCCCGGCCGGCGCTGAGCGCCGCGCTGGGCCTGATGGCACGGGGCGCCCGCAGGGCGGCGGCCTGA
- a CDS encoding SRPBCC family protein, which yields MTRRWEIEESVFIEAAPEQVYAAVADVRSMGRWSPECRAVRGVPPGPVAVGARFLGLNRKGAFVWFTSCRVTDAVPGEAFAFRVSTFGLPVALWGYRFAAEAGGARVTEHWRDLRTGRRGALAALLGRVFTGTRPDRRHLANRAGMRATLGRLKQTLEGREGRVL from the coding sequence GTGACACGTCGCTGGGAGATCGAGGAGAGCGTCTTCATCGAGGCCGCTCCGGAGCAGGTGTACGCCGCGGTGGCCGACGTGCGGTCGATGGGGCGGTGGAGCCCGGAGTGCCGGGCGGTGCGCGGGGTGCCGCCCGGCCCGGTTGCCGTCGGCGCCCGTTTCCTCGGCCTCAACCGCAAGGGCGCGTTCGTGTGGTTCACCTCGTGCCGGGTGACCGACGCCGTGCCGGGCGAGGCGTTCGCCTTCCGGGTGAGCACCTTCGGGCTCCCGGTGGCCCTGTGGGGCTACCGGTTCGCCGCGGAGGCCGGCGGCGCCCGGGTGACCGAGCACTGGCGGGACCTGCGCACCGGCCGGCGCGGCGCGCTCGCCGCGCTGCTCGGCAGGGTCTTCACCGGCACCCGGCCCGACCGTCGCCACCTCGCCAACCGGGCCGGGATGCGCGCCACCCTCGGCCGGCTCAAGCAGACGCTGGAGGGCCGGGAGGGCCGGGTTCTCTAG
- a CDS encoding SRPBCC family protein, which produces MREPMAGPAVAERLTVEVPPETAWAAVSDVRRMGEWSPECRGAWLLGGGVPLPPGARFLGRNRASWLPWVTLCRVVAAVPGEVFAFDVSFFGVPLSRWTYRFTAVPGGCEVTEEWHDRRRGLPGRLLTATAPLLTGVVRRRDRNRLTSRATLVALRNALEAGR; this is translated from the coding sequence GTGCGTGAACCGATGGCCGGGCCCGCGGTGGCCGAACGGCTGACCGTCGAGGTGCCGCCCGAGACCGCCTGGGCGGCCGTCAGCGATGTGCGGCGGATGGGCGAGTGGAGCCCGGAGTGCCGGGGGGCCTGGCTCCTCGGGGGTGGCGTCCCCTTGCCTCCGGGGGCCCGCTTCCTCGGCCGCAACCGCGCTTCCTGGCTGCCGTGGGTGACCCTGTGCCGGGTGGTCGCGGCCGTCCCCGGCGAGGTGTTCGCCTTCGACGTCAGCTTCTTCGGCGTGCCGCTGTCCCGTTGGACCTACCGCTTCACCGCGGTGCCCGGTGGCTGCGAGGTCACCGAGGAGTGGCACGACCGCCGCCGCGGGCTGCCCGGCCGGCTGCTCACGGCCACCGCCCCGCTGCTCACCGGAGTGGTACGGCGGCGCGACCGCAACCGGCTCACCTCCCGCGCCACCCTCGTCGCCCTGCGCAACGCGCTCGAAGCGGGGCGATGA
- a CDS encoding AfsR/SARP family transcriptional regulator — protein MEIKLLGPLEVCEEGVFLRIPGEKLRSVIAVLALSPGRPVSRHVLIDELWGETPPRNAENSLHGHIARLRRVLAAGSGKPELRDVIATSPSGYALIGTDIEVDAVRFAELVQRAETLGDGRPAEAAALLTEATHLWRGPALVDTGQGDTCRMAFSRLQQTRITASEKLFDLRLRLGQHLSILSELEHLHAMYPFHERFCAQLITALYRSGRQADALDAYSQMSERLSHSLGLDPGRDLQSKFYGILRQDPALL, from the coding sequence GTGGAAATCAAGCTCCTCGGCCCCTTAGAGGTATGCGAAGAAGGGGTGTTCCTCCGAATCCCCGGGGAGAAACTAAGGTCCGTCATCGCCGTCCTCGCCCTGTCGCCCGGGCGTCCGGTGTCCCGGCATGTCCTGATCGACGAATTGTGGGGGGAAACGCCGCCCAGAAACGCCGAGAATTCACTGCACGGTCACATCGCACGGCTCCGCCGCGTGCTCGCGGCCGGCAGCGGAAAGCCCGAACTACGGGACGTCATAGCGACCTCACCCTCCGGATACGCCCTGATCGGGACGGACATCGAGGTCGATGCCGTCCGCTTCGCGGAACTCGTCCAACGGGCCGAAACCCTGGGCGACGGGAGGCCGGCGGAGGCCGCCGCGCTGCTCACCGAAGCGACCCATCTCTGGCGCGGTCCGGCGCTGGTGGACACCGGACAGGGCGACACCTGTCGAATGGCCTTCAGCCGGCTCCAGCAAACCCGGATCACCGCCTCCGAGAAACTCTTCGACTTAAGGCTCCGGCTCGGCCAACACCTTTCGATCCTCTCCGAGTTGGAGCACCTGCACGCCATGTACCCGTTCCACGAGCGGTTCTGCGCCCAGCTCATCACCGCGCTCTACCGCTCCGGCCGGCAGGCGGACGCGCTGGACGCCTACAGCCAGATGTCCGAGCGGCTCTCCCACAGCCTGGGCCTCGACCCCGGCCGCGACCTGCAGAGCAAGTTCTACGGGATTCTGCGCCAGGACCCGGCGCTGCTCTGA
- a CDS encoding AfsR/SARP family transcriptional regulator, with amino-acid sequence MLVREPGGYALRVPPEALDVFRFERKLGHARRRLDEGQVAAAHQEVVAALALWRGAPLAEAADYPFASQEIARLEEAHMLGRELMVTVLIKEGNLEEAVLSAEELAARTPLREVAWELLIYALYQSGRPAVALHRYAKLREFLMDELGIAPGPRLQRLQSVILRQEDTPLDTACAPPSRRQLLP; translated from the coding sequence GTGCTGGTCCGCGAGCCCGGAGGCTACGCCCTGCGGGTGCCCCCGGAGGCCCTGGACGTCTTCCGCTTCGAGCGGAAGCTGGGCCACGCCCGGCGGCGGCTGGACGAGGGGCAGGTCGCGGCGGCGCACCAGGAGGTCGTCGCGGCACTCGCCCTGTGGCGGGGGGCACCGCTCGCCGAGGCGGCGGACTACCCGTTCGCCTCGCAGGAGATCGCCCGGCTTGAGGAAGCGCACATGCTGGGACGGGAGTTGATGGTGACCGTCCTGATCAAGGAGGGGAATCTGGAGGAGGCGGTCCTGTCGGCCGAGGAGCTCGCCGCCCGCACGCCGCTGCGCGAGGTCGCCTGGGAGCTGCTGATCTACGCGCTGTACCAGTCGGGCCGGCCCGCCGTGGCCCTGCACCGGTACGCGAAACTGCGCGAGTTCCTCATGGACGAACTCGGCATCGCCCCCGGCCCGCGGTTGCAGCGGCTGCAGTCCGTGATCCTGCGGCAGGAGGACACCCCGCTGGACACCGCCTGCGCCCCGCCCTCCAGGCGCCAACTCCTGCCCTAG
- a CDS encoding acyl carrier protein: MSNVYDRLVKLIAEGFGLEPGELNPDDTLGGLEMDSLALVELTVAVEDEFGVALTNEEVGPDATLARAAECIEQKMDPA; this comes from the coding sequence ATGAGCAACGTCTACGACCGTCTGGTCAAGCTGATCGCCGAGGGGTTCGGGTTGGAGCCGGGCGAGCTCAACCCGGACGACACGCTGGGGGGTCTGGAGATGGACTCGCTCGCGCTGGTCGAGCTGACCGTCGCCGTCGAGGACGAGTTCGGGGTCGCGCTGACCAACGAGGAGGTCGGCCCGGACGCCACGTTGGCCCGGGCCGCCGAGTGCATCGAGCAGAAGATGGACCCGGCGTGA